From the genome of Triticum aestivum cultivar Chinese Spring chromosome 3B, IWGSC CS RefSeq v2.1, whole genome shotgun sequence, one region includes:
- the LOC123065852 gene encoding probable WRKY transcription factor 38: MALATPTAVVLQLMTMGQQSAAHLGELLRAASPPVRAEHQALATEILRCCDRVIATVSAGATDKKRKMTDPGATFCHLPAAAMPSKRRVRAAEAHREVQTDTTADGFLWRKYGQKDINGSNHPRLYYRCAFRGEGCAATRRVQRSQEEPAAFVIAYYGEHTCGAGFGDACQQGAAPVPPTVVDSGSNARGAVGDVDWNRGSLLLPSLPAEHGARRRGEAPSDTSRRLLSPSSSSYSSEVELGASPVGEFLDGSFDWEWETVVNSLRFGDLLQ, from the exons ATGGCTCTGGCCACCCCGACCGCCGTGGTGCTGCAGCTGATGACCATGGGGCAACAGTCCGCGGCGCACCTCGGGGAGCTGCTCCGAGCGGCTTCCCCGCCGGTGCGGGCGGAGCACCAGGCGCTCGCCACGGAGATCCTCCGCTGCTGCGACCGGGTGATCGCCACGGTGAGCGCGGGCGCCACCGATAAAAAGAGGAAGATGACGGACCCTGGCGCCACATTCTGCCATCTTCCCGCGGCCGCCATGCCGTCCAAAAGAAG GGTGCGTGCCGCGGAGGCGCATAGAGAGGTCCAGACCGACACGACGGCGGACGGGTTCTTGTGGAGGAAGTACGGGCAAAAGGACATCAACGGAAGCAACCACCCGAG GCTCTACTACCGCTGCGCGTTCAGAGGCGAGGGCTGCGCCGCGACTCGGCGGGTGCAGCGGTCGCAGGAGGAGCCCGCGGCATTCGTCATCGCCTACTACGGCGAGCACACCTGCGGAGCCGGCTTCGGCGACGCGTGCCAGCAAGGGGCGGCGCCGGTTCCTCCTACCGTCGTCGACTCCGGCTCAAACGCTCGTGGAGCCGTTGGTGACGTGGACTGGAACAGGGGCTCGCTTCTGCTGCCGTCGCTCCCAGCCGAGCACGGCGCACGCCGTCGCGGCGAGGCGCCCAGTGACACCTCGCGGCGATTGttgtcgccgtcgtcctcgtcctacTCGTCGGAGGTGGAACTTGGTGCTTCTCCTGTCGGGGAATTTCTCGATGGCAGCTTCGACTGGGAGTGGGAGACCGTTGTCAACTCGCTCCGTTTCGGCGATCTGCTTCAGTAA